The following are from one region of the Paenibacillus bovis genome:
- a CDS encoding HAMP domain-containing sensor histidine kinase: MIRKISIKFLIGFFLIFSLSFVVLHQTVKEFIQTSNQNLVSSELDGLKSNSNVYIRQAFLINHFTSNELYFGEIAQEIASDLTHTTDSSVGVYTVEGKLLYASDKSRFPAQMQSDLQQAVSGNTAYSITTGNGKTTVLFSYPVVIDGSKVGILRFYRDFSSLYEQTNQVLQVTLYIALAIFAAAFLFSYILSRHITIPLTKLTRASTEVKNGNLDIRLHFRRKDEIGHLAENFNDMIGQISNQIHIIEKDRDHLKELHQQEKRFFDNITHELKTPLTSILGYAELIRLNGEKDRAFFDKGMNHIIEESRRLHTMVLKLLEVSRNSNMQHELEPVDAGMILQDVCETMTIRARRYKKAIQYEIGEGLICLAHSDRIRQLFINLIDNAIKYSLPLSTVSVQAQREEETIRFVFSNPSDPIETEHLSRLFQPFYPAHPNSPEEGSVGLGLSIVKAIVEECEGSIFITSEHNHTVVTVELAALDIVGSENK; the protein is encoded by the coding sequence ATGATACGTAAAATCAGCATCAAGTTTCTGATCGGTTTTTTTCTGATTTTCTCGCTTTCGTTTGTGGTGCTTCATCAGACGGTCAAGGAGTTTATCCAGACCAGCAACCAGAATCTGGTCAGCTCCGAACTGGACGGACTCAAAAGCAACAGCAATGTCTATATCCGCCAGGCTTTTCTGATCAACCACTTCACCAGCAATGAGTTATACTTTGGAGAGATTGCCCAGGAGATTGCAAGCGATCTGACCCACACCACCGATAGCAGCGTAGGGGTATACACCGTAGAGGGCAAATTGCTCTATGCGTCAGACAAATCCCGTTTTCCTGCCCAGATGCAGAGCGATCTGCAGCAGGCAGTGAGTGGCAATACCGCCTACAGTATTACAACCGGTAATGGCAAGACTACTGTGTTATTCTCCTATCCAGTCGTTATTGACGGTTCCAAAGTAGGGATTCTTCGCTTTTACCGGGATTTCAGCTCACTTTATGAACAGACGAATCAAGTTTTGCAGGTTACCCTCTATATTGCACTGGCGATTTTTGCAGCTGCATTTCTGTTCTCCTATATTCTGTCCCGGCATATTACGATTCCCCTGACCAAGCTGACCCGCGCTTCGACCGAGGTTAAAAACGGCAATCTGGATATACGCCTGCATTTCCGGCGCAAGGACGAGATCGGTCATTTGGCTGAGAACTTCAACGACATGATCGGTCAAATTAGCAACCAGATCCATATTATCGAAAAGGATCGGGATCACCTCAAGGAGCTGCATCAGCAAGAAAAGCGATTTTTCGATAATATTACCCATGAACTGAAGACGCCGCTAACGTCCATTCTCGGCTATGCGGAGTTGATCCGGCTGAATGGTGAGAAAGACCGTGCTTTTTTTGACAAAGGCATGAATCATATCATAGAGGAAAGCAGACGTCTGCATACGATGGTACTCAAGCTCCTCGAAGTGTCGCGCAATAGCAATATGCAGCACGAGCTGGAACCTGTAGATGCGGGGATGATCCTGCAGGATGTATGTGAAACTATGACTATTCGGGCTAGGCGGTACAAGAAGGCTATTCAATACGAGATTGGTGAAGGACTGATCTGTCTGGCTCATAGTGACAGGATCAGGCAGCTATTCATCAATCTGATCGATAATGCGATCAAATATAGTCTTCCATTATCCACCGTATCTGTTCAGGCACAGCGGGAAGAGGAGACTATTCGCTTTGTATTCAGCAATCCAAGCGATCCTATCGAGACAGAGCATCTGTCGAGACTGTTCCAGCCATTTTATCCGGCACATCCCAACAGTCCCGAAGAAGGAAGTGTAGGACTGGGATTAAGCATCGTCAAAGCAATCGTGGAAGAATGTGAAGGTTCCATTTTTATTACCAGTGAGCATAACCATACAGTAGTTACTGTGGAATTAGCCGCTCTGGATATAGTAGGAAGTGAGAACAAATGA
- a CDS encoding acyltransferase family protein, translating into MNGKLYPNHAMKRYMTGLDGLRAISVLAVIAYHLHLKWAQGGLLGVEIFFVISGYLITDQLLYEWKTFGRISLLQFWVKRMRRLLPAMLGMLLVVAMWLLLTDPSRLISLKGDFFTSIFYINNWYLIFHDVSYFESFGPPSPIGHLWSLAIEEQFYILWPLVLLIGIFLAPRRGKLTLLILIGAAVSAAAMAILYEPGSDPSRVYYGTDTRAFAILIGAALAVLWPSSKLNSHISSPARNVLGTLGVIGIALLLIQIHQTNEYDDALYPTGFIYLSILTAIVIAVLVHPANRLEKIMGCRPLSWIGKRSYSLYIWHYPVIILSSPEVNTEDVSYTRIILQLAVSLVMAAISYKYIEEPIRRKTLRGYLYSIRRSGYGSQLGLVAAMMITTVILASWLMGWQGWNSSSSASPVIDSTISSQEAVQPQSLQYDPAKETNQAMPADPVTKDSSGSGEGITAIGDSVILDAAPFLEKKLPGIVIDGKVGRQMTQVDDVIDSLKSQGKLGQTLIIELGTNGVFNETQLRSLLTSLQDTRQIYLVNTRVPRDWQDRVNASIQKVADDFHNVQVIDWYTASANKDQFFYQDGVHLKPEGAEYYASLLADTLQQNHTY; encoded by the coding sequence ATGAATGGGAAGCTTTATCCGAATCATGCAATGAAGCGTTATATGACTGGACTGGATGGTCTAAGAGCTATTTCTGTCCTTGCCGTGATCGCCTATCACCTTCATTTGAAATGGGCACAGGGCGGATTGCTCGGCGTAGAGATTTTCTTCGTCATCTCCGGTTATCTGATTACAGACCAGCTTCTGTACGAATGGAAAACGTTTGGCCGAATATCGCTTCTGCAGTTCTGGGTGAAGCGAATGAGAAGATTGCTGCCAGCCATGCTCGGTATGCTGTTGGTAGTAGCAATGTGGCTGCTCCTTACCGATCCATCCCGGTTGATATCTTTGAAGGGAGATTTTTTTACTTCCATTTTCTATATCAATAACTGGTATCTGATTTTTCATGATGTTTCCTATTTTGAAAGTTTTGGACCTCCATCGCCGATCGGTCATCTCTGGTCACTTGCGATTGAAGAGCAGTTTTATATCCTATGGCCGCTGGTACTGCTGATTGGTATATTTCTGGCACCAAGACGCGGCAAGCTGACACTGCTCATTCTGATCGGTGCCGCTGTATCAGCTGCAGCCATGGCTATCCTGTATGAACCCGGCAGTGATCCCAGCAGAGTCTATTACGGAACCGATACACGGGCATTTGCCATTCTGATCGGTGCAGCGCTCGCTGTATTATGGCCAAGCAGCAAGTTGAATTCGCATATTTCTTCGCCAGCCAGGAATGTTCTGGGCACCCTTGGCGTGATAGGGATTGCTCTGTTGCTTATACAAATTCACCAGACCAATGAGTATGATGATGCGCTGTATCCTACCGGATTCATTTATCTCTCGATCCTAACTGCCATTGTGATCGCCGTGCTCGTTCATCCGGCCAATAGGCTAGAGAAAATTATGGGTTGTCGTCCGCTCAGTTGGATCGGCAAACGTTCCTATAGTCTGTACATCTGGCATTATCCGGTGATTATCCTATCCAGTCCCGAAGTAAATACAGAAGATGTCAGCTATACACGTATTATTCTCCAGCTGGCTGTTAGTCTCGTGATGGCAGCCATTTCCTATAAATATATTGAAGAACCGATTCGCCGTAAAACGCTGCGGGGCTATCTGTACTCTATCCGCCGATCAGGCTATGGCAGTCAGCTGGGTCTGGTAGCTGCCATGATGATTACTACTGTCATTCTGGCTTCCTGGCTCATGGGCTGGCAGGGGTGGAATTCCAGCTCTTCGGCCAGCCCTGTCATAGATTCGACAATAAGCAGCCAGGAAGCTGTTCAGCCACAATCGCTGCAATATGATCCTGCGAAAGAAACGAATCAAGCAATGCCGGCAGATCCGGTTACAAAAGATTCGTCTGGCAGCGGCGAAGGCATTACAGCTATTGGAGATTCCGTCATTCTCGATGCGGCCCCTTTCCTCGAGAAAAAGCTGCCTGGCATTGTTATTGACGGCAAAGTAGGCCGACAGATGACACAGGTGGATGACGTGATAGACAGCCTGAAGTCTCAGGGTAAACTCGGACAGACGCTGATTATCGAGCTGGGTACGAATGGAGTCTTTAACGAGACCCAGCTGCGATCACTGCTGACTTCACTGCAGGACACTCGTCAAATCTATCTGGTCAATACCAGAGTCCCGCGCGACTGGCAGGATCGCGTCAATGCCAGTATACAAAAAGTGGCTGACGATTTTCACAACGTACAGGTAATCGACTGGTATACAGCTAGTGCGAATAAGGATCAATTCTTTTACCAGGATGGCGTTCATCTCAAGCCGGAGGGCGCAGAATATTACGCGTCTCTGTTGGCCGATACGCTGCAGCAGAACCATACCTACTAA